In Mixta intestinalis, the following are encoded in one genomic region:
- the yjfF gene encoding galactofuranose ABC transporter, permease protein YjfF codes for MLKRHLPLAITLLVFVAGYLFCLSQFPGFASTRVIGNILTDNAFLGIIAVGMTFVILSGGIDLSVGAVIAFTGVFLARAIGDLHLSPWLAFAIILLAGAIFGALMGWLIDALKIPAFIITLAGMFFLRGCSYLIAESSIPVDHPLYGTLSGMAWKMPGGGRLSLMALIMLVVVGLGILLAHRTRFGNQVYAIGGNSHSAQLMGVSTRATTVKIYMLSTFLATLAGIVFSLYTSAGYALAGLGVELDAIASVVIGGTLLSGGVGTVLGTLFGVLIQGLIQTWINFDGTLSSWWTKIAIGILLFAFISLQRLLTVMWDRQQNAPVKRITPQ; via the coding sequence ATGCTTAAACGTCATTTGCCTTTGGCTATTACGCTGCTGGTGTTCGTGGCGGGCTATCTTTTCTGTCTGTCGCAGTTTCCCGGCTTTGCTTCGACACGCGTGATCGGCAATATCCTCACCGATAACGCCTTTCTCGGTATTATCGCTGTCGGTATGACCTTTGTCATTCTCTCCGGCGGTATCGATCTTTCCGTCGGCGCGGTAATCGCCTTTACCGGCGTCTTTCTGGCCAGAGCGATTGGCGATCTTCATCTTTCTCCCTGGCTGGCGTTTGCCATTATCCTGCTGGCGGGCGCTATCTTCGGCGCGCTGATGGGTTGGCTGATCGATGCGCTGAAAATCCCGGCCTTTATTATTACTCTGGCGGGTATGTTCTTCCTGCGCGGCTGTAGCTATCTGATTGCGGAAAGCTCGATACCTGTTGATCATCCCCTTTACGGTACACTTTCCGGAATGGCGTGGAAGATGCCGGGTGGTGGGCGGCTCAGCCTGATGGCGTTGATTATGCTGGTGGTGGTAGGGCTGGGTATCCTGCTGGCGCATCGCACCCGCTTTGGTAACCAGGTGTATGCCATTGGCGGCAACAGCCATTCGGCGCAGCTGATGGGCGTCTCAACGCGTGCCACCACGGTGAAGATTTATATGCTCTCTACCTTTCTGGCAACGCTGGCGGGCATTGTTTTCTCTTTATATACCTCGGCGGGTTACGCGCTGGCAGGGCTGGGCGTGGAGCTGGATGCTATTGCCTCGGTGGTGATTGGCGGCACGCTGCTTTCCGGCGGCGTGGGAACGGTGCTCGGTACGCTGTTCGGCGTGCTGATTCAGGGGCTGATCCAGACCTGGATTAACTTTGACGGCACGCTTAGCTCCTGGTGGACAAAGATCGCTATCGGCATCCTGCTGTTCGCTTTTATCTCGCTGCAACGGCTGCTAACGGTGATGTGGGATCGCCAGCAGAATGCGCCGGTAAAGCGGATAACGCCGCAGTAG
- a CDS encoding beta-N-acetylhexosaminidase gives MKNEDMRNVIIPSLKSYAQDESSNFEFKQLLGIYSASVQEFPELVNKLNLFIDEFFVATGVQLTLVETLPAETERYIQFTVAGEVSEALYDEYTIVVNEQGISVEAPTVQGVFYATRTLLQFAQRGDAVNYGEIHDYSQIKERGLMLDVARKYFTLPWIKKMVDQLAAIKMNALQLHLSDNQGFRMETSVDEEKYGVNFETQKVLSKDDVAELIRYASDRCIAIIPDFDSPGHMGNIINTLKKADPVKYQDISYKFASYDVNLKVTNPVGVQVISDIIDEWISSFDGCPAFHVGGDEYFSSLPLLHQATHDEVVTYLNDRAAQVVASGMEARIWNDEVFREGGTIQPDTSTVICYWSSSIIPAFDGLYAPVTQLISAGYNLINANQNYLYYTPQVKEPEPEAIYNQWTPMVFAGDSADYEAQQKVDSLQQIKGAMYCIWCDQAENINENDIYNNAKLALRTMAEKSWGKGSEDFDYETFVRLSDAWEPVY, from the coding sequence ATGAAAAACGAAGATATGAGAAACGTGATTATCCCGTCATTGAAATCTTATGCGCAAGATGAAAGCAGTAACTTTGAATTTAAGCAGCTGCTGGGTATTTATTCTGCCTCTGTGCAAGAGTTCCCTGAGCTTGTGAATAAATTAAACCTGTTCATTGATGAGTTTTTTGTTGCTACCGGCGTGCAGTTAACCCTGGTTGAGACGCTGCCCGCAGAAACGGAGCGATATATTCAGTTTACGGTAGCAGGAGAAGTCAGCGAGGCGCTTTATGATGAGTATACTATTGTCGTCAACGAGCAGGGTATTTCTGTTGAGGCGCCCACGGTTCAGGGTGTGTTCTATGCCACCAGAACATTATTACAGTTTGCTCAGCGTGGTGATGCGGTGAACTATGGTGAAATTCACGATTATTCGCAGATCAAAGAGCGAGGGTTGATGCTGGATGTCGCAAGGAAATATTTTACGCTGCCGTGGATAAAAAAAATGGTAGACCAGCTTGCTGCGATAAAAATGAATGCCCTGCAGTTACACCTGTCAGATAATCAGGGCTTCAGAATGGAAACCTCGGTTGATGAGGAAAAATATGGCGTTAATTTCGAAACCCAAAAGGTATTATCCAAAGATGATGTCGCGGAGCTGATCCGGTATGCCAGCGACCGATGTATTGCCATTATCCCCGATTTTGACAGCCCTGGACATATGGGTAATATTATCAATACGTTAAAAAAAGCCGATCCGGTAAAATACCAGGATATTTCTTATAAATTTGCAAGTTATGACGTTAATTTAAAAGTCACCAATCCGGTTGGTGTTCAGGTTATCAGCGATATTATTGATGAATGGATCAGCAGTTTTGACGGCTGCCCGGCTTTTCACGTTGGTGGAGATGAATATTTTTCCTCCTTACCCCTGTTGCACCAGGCCACTCATGATGAAGTCGTAACTTATCTTAATGATCGTGCCGCGCAGGTGGTTGCCAGCGGTATGGAAGCAAGAATATGGAATGATGAAGTGTTCAGGGAAGGCGGAACTATCCAGCCGGATACCAGCACGGTAATTTGTTACTGGTCTTCTTCTATTATTCCAGCCTTTGATGGTCTTTATGCCCCGGTGACGCAGTTAATTTCTGCGGGCTATAATCTGATTAACGCTAACCAGAATTATCTTTATTATACGCCACAGGTAAAAGAGCCTGAACCGGAAGCGATATATAACCAATGGACGCCGATGGTGTTTGCCGGTGACAGCGCTGATTACGAGGCCCAGCAGAAGGTTGACAGCCTGCAACAGATAAAAGGTGCGATGTACTGCATTTGGTGCGATCAGGCTGAAAACATCAATGAAAATGATATTTATAATAATGCAAAATTAGCGCTGCGGACTATGGCTGAAAAAAGCTGGGGTAAGGGTTCGGAAGACTTTGACTATGAAACTTTTGTTCGTTTATCCGATGCCTGGGAACCGGTGTATTAA
- the araA gene encoding L-arabinose isomerase, which yields MQQFDSLNVWFVIGTQHLYGPETLRQVADHAQQVVDGLNHDARLPVKLQLKPLVKSPDEALALCRDANHDASCIGIITWLHTFSPAKMWIGGLSVLNKPLLQFHTQFNAEIPWDSMDMDFMNLNQTAHGGREFGFIGARMGLAHSVITGHWQDRQSHQRLGKWMRAAAARHASQQLKVARFGDNMREVAVTEGDKVAAQIQFGYAVNGWGVGDLVEVINQVSDGDVSALVDEYESQYRFSAVAAVNGEKRQNVLDAARIELGMKRFLDDEGCQAFTTNFQTLHGMKQLPGLAVQRLMAQGYGFAGEGDWKTAALLHIFKIMAGDRPGGTSFMEDYTYHFSPGNELVLGSHMLEVCPSIAKEEKPLLDVQFLGIGGKADPARLIFSTPAGPAVNASVIDMGDRFRLLVNVVDAIEQPQPLPKLPVARALWKAQPTLATASEAWILGGGAHHTVFSQALDVDDMRLYGEMHGIEVMVIDNDTTLPAFKDALRWNEVYYRINR from the coding sequence ATGCAACAGTTTGATTCGCTGAACGTGTGGTTTGTGATCGGCACCCAGCATCTGTACGGCCCGGAAACGCTGCGTCAGGTGGCAGACCATGCGCAGCAGGTCGTGGATGGCCTGAATCACGACGCCAGACTGCCGGTGAAATTGCAGCTTAAGCCACTGGTAAAAAGCCCGGACGAGGCGCTGGCGCTCTGCCGTGACGCCAACCATGACGCCAGCTGCATCGGTATCATCACCTGGCTGCACACCTTCTCCCCGGCAAAGATGTGGATCGGCGGCCTCTCGGTACTGAATAAGCCGCTGCTACAGTTCCATACCCAGTTCAACGCGGAAATTCCGTGGGACAGCATGGATATGGATTTTATGAACCTGAACCAGACGGCGCACGGCGGGCGCGAGTTCGGCTTTATCGGCGCGCGTATGGGGCTGGCGCACAGCGTCATTACCGGACACTGGCAGGACAGGCAAAGCCACCAGCGCCTCGGTAAATGGATGCGCGCCGCTGCCGCCCGCCACGCCAGCCAGCAGCTAAAGGTGGCGCGTTTCGGTGACAATATGCGCGAAGTGGCAGTGACCGAAGGCGACAAGGTTGCGGCACAGATTCAGTTTGGCTATGCGGTGAACGGCTGGGGCGTCGGCGATCTGGTTGAGGTGATTAATCAGGTCAGCGATGGTGACGTTAGCGCGCTGGTCGATGAGTACGAAAGCCAGTACCGCTTCAGCGCGGTCGCTGCGGTTAACGGCGAGAAACGCCAGAACGTGCTGGATGCCGCCCGTATCGAGCTGGGCATGAAACGTTTCCTTGATGATGAAGGCTGTCAGGCCTTTACCACCAACTTCCAGACGCTGCATGGTATGAAACAGCTACCGGGACTGGCGGTGCAGCGCCTGATGGCGCAGGGCTACGGCTTTGCCGGTGAGGGTGACTGGAAAACCGCCGCGCTGCTGCATATTTTTAAAATTATGGCGGGCGATCGCCCCGGCGGTACTTCATTTATGGAGGATTACACCTATCACTTCTCGCCAGGTAACGAGCTGGTGCTGGGCTCACATATGCTGGAAGTCTGTCCTTCTATTGCTAAAGAAGAAAAGCCGCTGCTGGATGTGCAGTTCCTCGGTATCGGCGGCAAAGCCGATCCGGCGCGCCTGATTTTCTCCACGCCGGCAGGCCCGGCGGTGAACGCCAGCGTGATCGATATGGGCGACCGCTTCCGCCTGCTGGTAAACGTGGTAGATGCCATCGAGCAGCCGCAGCCGTTGCCAAAGCTGCCGGTGGCGCGCGCCCTGTGGAAAGCACAGCCGACGCTGGCAACCGCATCCGAAGCCTGGATCCTCGGCGGCGGCGCGCACCATACCGTTTTCAGTCAGGCGCTGGACGTGGATGATATGCGCCTGTATGGCGAGATGCACGGCATTGAAGTAATGGTAATCGATAACGATACTACGCTGCCCGCCTTTAAGGATGCGCTGCGCTGGAACGAGGTTTATTACCGCATTAATCGTTAA